Proteins co-encoded in one Dendropsophus ebraccatus isolate aDenEbr1 chromosome 9, aDenEbr1.pat, whole genome shotgun sequence genomic window:
- the LOC138802147 gene encoding gamma-crystallin-3-like isoform X1 encodes MVKIIFYEDRNFQGRSYECNSDSSDLSSYFNRCNSIRVENGNWILYEHPNYRGHQYFLRKGEYPDFQQWMGYNDSIRSCRLTPQHRGPFRLRVYEREDYKGQMMEFTEDCPHVYEQFRFNDIHSCQVHDGYWIFYEEPNYRGRQYYLRPGEYRRYTDWGASNPRIGSFRRVQYLY; translated from the exons ATTATTTTTTACGAGGACAGAAACTTCCAGGGTCGCTCCTATGAGTGTAACTCTGACTCCTCTGATCTTTCTTCATACTTCAATCGTTGTAACTCCATCCGAGTGGAGAATGGAAACTGGATCCTGTACGAACATCCCAACTACAGAGGACACCAGTACTTCCTTAGGAAAGGAGAATACCCTGACTTCCAGCAATGGATGGGCTACAATGACTCCATCAGATCCTGCCGTTTGACTCCGCAG CATCGTGGACCATTCAGGCTAAGGGTGTATGAGAGAGAAGATTACAAAGGTCAGATGATGGAGTTTACCGAAGACTGTCCTCACGTCTATGAGCAATTCCGTTTCAATGACATTCACTCCTGCCAGGTGCATGATGGATACTGGATATTCTATGAGGAGCCCAACTACAGGGGACGTCAGTATTACCTGAGACCTGGAGAGTACAGAAGATACACTGACTGGGGGGCTTCTAATCCAAGAATTGGCTCCTTTAGACGTGTTCAGTACCTGTATTAG
- the LOC138802147 gene encoding gamma-crystallin-3-like isoform X2 yields MAVGAIIFYEDRNFQGRSYECNSDSSDLSSYFNRCNSIRVENGNWILYEHPNYRGHQYFLRKGEYPDFQQWMGYNDSIRSCRLTPQHRGPFRLRVYEREDYKGQMMEFTEDCPHVYEQFRFNDIHSCQVHDGYWIFYEEPNYRGRQYYLRPGEYRRYTDWGASNPRIGSFRRISSFH; encoded by the exons ATTATTTTTTACGAGGACAGAAACTTCCAGGGTCGCTCCTATGAGTGTAACTCTGACTCCTCTGATCTTTCTTCATACTTCAATCGTTGTAACTCCATCCGAGTGGAGAATGGAAACTGGATCCTGTACGAACATCCCAACTACAGAGGACACCAGTACTTCCTTAGGAAAGGAGAATACCCTGACTTCCAGCAATGGATGGGCTACAATGACTCCATCAGATCCTGCCGTTTGACTCCGCAG CATCGTGGACCATTCAGGCTAAGGGTGTATGAGAGAGAAGATTACAAAGGTCAGATGATGGAGTTTACCGAAGACTGTCCTCACGTCTATGAGCAATTCCGTTTCAATGACATTCACTCCTGCCAGGTGCATGATGGATACTGGATATTCTATGAGGAGCCCAACTACAGGGGACGTCAGTATTACCTGAGACCTGGAGAGTACAGAAGATACACTGACTGGGGGGCTTCTAATCCAAGAATTGGCTCCTTTAGACGT